The genomic interval TTTCTTCACTGAACCCGAACCAGGGGAACCAGTAACGGGGGACGAGCGTGGGCAGGGGATTGTATGCATGCGTCCTCGTTTCAACCGGTTTTTCCGTGTACGCGACTTCGGGATAACGATCCTGATCGGGCTCAGCTGGTTTCCAGGAGGCGGAGTCCGCCGGCCTCATGTGGATGTCGTATCCCGCGGAGCTATACGACGAGAACACGAGCGTCTTGCCGTCCGGTGAGGGGGCAGGCGTGAATGCGCCCCCGAGCACGTTTGTTATCCGGTAGATCTTCTTTGTCGCCCGTTCGAATGCATAGAGGTTGAAGATACCGGTGCGATCGGAGGAAAAGTAGATGACCTTTCCGTCAGGGCTCCATGCCGCGTTGCCGTCGATCGCGCGATCATGCGTCAGCTCCTCGACCTTGTTTCCCTGTTTATCGAGGACCCAGATGTCCTTGTACCCGCCCGGCTGCCATACACCGACAACAATCAGCGTCCCATCGGGGCTGTAACGCGGCGTTTCGTACTGATTAGCGCTCTCCTCGGACAGCCAGTTGATGTCCTTTTCGAGAACCGGACTGCTGAGGTCGTTCGGAATATCAATTATGCCGAGACGGGTCCTGCCCAGTTTGTTCGAAACAAAAAGGAGCCTTTTCCCGTCAGGCGAGGGGAAGGGGTCGCGGGCGCGGAGTCCATCGGTAATGCGAATTTCCTCGTCTTCCTTCACATCATAGTAATAGATGTCATTGTAGATGTTTGTGTTCCTGCTGATATCGATCTTCGTATAGTATATACCGCTGCCGTCCGGGCTCCATGCGATGCTTTTGCCGGAGGAGGTCGAGGACGTTGTGTTCTCGACCAGCCTGCGGTCTTCCGTTCCGTCCGCGTTCATGATATTGATGGCGGGAAATTCATCTTCATTCGAGACCGTGTAGGCGACGCGATTGCCGTCAGGTGAGAAAACAGGCGAGATATTTACGAACCCGCGCCGGGTAAGCGCAAGCGAAGCAGTCAGACCCGTTGCGCTCAATTCCTCCCGTATCTTTGCGTAGCGCGCCTTCAGCCCGTTTTGCCACTCGTACCAGAGATCGCTGTACCACGCGCCCAGGGTCCAGCGACCGTTCGCATCCACGAACCAGGGCACGCCGTAGTAGCTGTAGCGCGTGGAAATATTGGCAAGTTTTTCCCTGCCGTACTTTTCGGCGATAAAACGCGTAAACCCTTCGCCGAAGAGGTACGGGACCTGACCCGAGGGCCAGAAGTCGGGGAAGACCGCGGCCTGGGAGAGGCGCGGAAACTTGTCCTCAAGCACGGCCATGCGAATGACCATCTCCGCCCCGGGCGAGCGGCCTCGGCCACCGGAAGTCTGCTCGGTTTCTTCATAGGTGGCAAGGCCCTCGATCATCCAGGTCGGCTGGAACTGGTTCGGAAAGTAGAGTCTGCCAAAGAGATACTGGAGAAAATCGGGGACGCCGTGGACCATGTCGAGATGCAGGATGTGCGCGTACTCGTGGGTGATGAGCGTCCTCATCCACTCGTCATAGACCGTTGTTCCGAAACCGGGCGCCCCGACGGGCGGCGTGATATACAGCGTAATATGCCTGTAGGGGACCACCGTGGTCAAACCGTTCGTCGCGTCCATGGCATCCACGAGGACCAGATGCGTCCTGCCCGTCGGCTCCCACTGGATGCGCGGGACCAATCGCGCGTGCACGTCCTCGGCGATCACCGCTGTCCGTTTCGCGAGTTCCTCTTCACCCTGGTGATAGTGGATGGAAAAGTGCGGCGTCTCGAGCGTGGTCCAGGTGAAGGCGGGATCGAATTTGGCAAAGGCGGAACCCGCGTAAAACAGAAAGGCCAGGCAGAGTATAATAATTTTTTTCAAATTATCCTCCATGCTCCGGGATTGACCATCCATGAAATCCAATCATAGCAGACGCAGTCTTGAAGTCAAGGGAACGGTGCGGGTCTGGATTGCAGGGAGGGCGACAGCGCATACGAGAAGTCTACTTCCGATAATGCAGATTACATCGCACCGGCACACCCGCAGCGAGCGCCCGGGCCTCCTCCTCGATGCGGGTATGTTCCTCCGGCGTGTGGGTGATGCCGCGCAGCACGATCTCGTTACCGTCATAGAGGACTTCAAGGGTAGGTATGAAAAAGCGGGGGTTTGTGGCGATCCCGGCCTTGACCTTTGCCGCGACAGCCATCATGGCGAGGGCCGTCAGCGCTGCTTCCGTCGTGTTCCGGTCTCGCTCGGTGAGGGCCTCCCTGACGATCGAAACGACATCGTCCACGGAACGGTCGGTGATCTGAAAGACCCGATCATACTCAGCCGCATCGTCCCATCGTTTTCCATAGATCGTATGGAGAAAGCAGGATCGCTCGTTGTCCGTCTTTTCGCAGAGCCAGCGCGCCGCGTCCCTGTCCACGCCCTCCCGCTTCATGACGTGTTCTATGCGGATATCCATTGGAGCGATTATTCGTATCCGGTATACATGGGGAAAATCCTTGAGCAAAAAGTTCCCGCCCCGTCCCATGATCACCACGTTGTTTGCGAGCGCATGCTCCAGTAAATGGCTCTGGATGAGCGCGGCAAAACCCCGAAATGACCAATCGTACTTTTCCCATACGCTCGGGCAGTGCTCATCAAGGTCCTTGACCGACTGTTCCCATTTTGACCCGTCCTTTCGTATGTCGGAGAGAAGGTCTTCCTTGTTGATATAGGCATAGCCCATGAGCTTTGCCACGGCATAGCCGATCTCCCTGCCGCCGCTTCCATATTCTCTCGATATTGTCAGGATCGCCATAGGAACTCCTTACCCATTATTCTGCTTCTTTATGCTGCTTCTTTATGCACCTGTCCTGCCTGCTCTTCTTTTCTGATCATCCGGCGCATCAAGAGCTTGCCGACTATGATAACGCCCGCCGCGAACAGGACCTCGATAAGATAGATCGTTGTCGTGCCCGGATGGACCAGGCCGACAATGAAGGGGTCCGTGATCATCATTTCTCCGCCCACCTTTCCTTCCGGCAGTGCAGTTCACACCTTCTGCTATCGTGTCGCCCCCGTTATCCGGTTCTCCGCTGTCCTTCGCAGCACGGCCTTCAGCGCCTCCATGGACAGGAGCACCACAACGCTGATCCCGATCACGATACTCATGTCCGTGAGCGTTGGAAGTCGTATCCCGAAAGCCTCGCGCAGTGCCGGGATCTGAATGAGCCCTGCGACCAGCACCAGTTCCCAGAAGATAGCCAGGAGCAGCCAGCCGTGGGGCGGCGCCTTGAAGATGCTGAACCGGAGCGAACGGAAACTCAAGGCGATGACCAGTTCGACGATGATGAAGAGGAAAAACATCTCGGTCCGCGCGTGCTCGATGTCCCCCAGATCATGGAAGAACAGCCAGAAGAAGAGCGGGATCTCGACCAGCAGCGCCAGCAGGATGAAGGTGAGCACTTCGCGGGTGAAGACGCTCTCCTTCGGGTCCCGCGGCGGCCGCTGCATGATGTCCGGGTCCGGCGGCGCAACGCCGAGGGCGAGGGCGGGCAGGCCGTCGGTCGCAAGATTGATATACAGGATGGCGGCGGGAAGGAGCGGCAGATACTCCGGCCCCATCATCAACACGACTCCGCCGATCACGGCCACCTCGGTGATGTTGGCCCGCAGGAGGTAGGTGAGGTATTTCTTAATGTTGTCGTAGATCCAGCGTCCCCGCTCAATGGCCATGACGATCGTGGCGAAGTTATCGTCCAGCAGGACCATGTCGGCGGCCTCCTTGGTCACCTCGGTCCCGCTGATGCCCATGGCTATCCCGATATCGGCATGCTTCAGGGCCGGCGCGTCGTTCACACCGTCGCCCGTCATGGCAACCACATCTCCCCGGTGCTTCCAGGCCTTCACGATCTTGAGCTTGTCCATGGGCGACACGCGGGCGTACACCGAAACGGTATTCACGATCCGGTCGAACTCCTCATCCGACATCCGCTCCAACTCCGCGCCGGTCATCACCCGGTCGCCTTCCTGGTAGATCCCCATCTCTCGCGCCAC from Nitrospirota bacterium carries:
- a CDS encoding BamA/TamA family outer membrane protein, yielding MKKIIILCLAFLFYAGSAFAKFDPAFTWTTLETPHFSIHYHQGEEELAKRTAVIAEDVHARLVPRIQWEPTGRTHLVLVDAMDATNGLTTVVPYRHITLYITPPVGAPGFGTTVYDEWMRTLITHEYAHILHLDMVHGVPDFLQYLFGRLYFPNQFQPTWMIEGLATYEETEQTSGGRGRSPGAEMVIRMAVLEDKFPRLSQAAVFPDFWPSGQVPYLFGEGFTRFIAEKYGREKLANISTRYSYYGVPWFVDANGRWTLGAWYSDLWYEWQNGLKARYAKIREELSATGLTASLALTRRGFVNISPVFSPDGNRVAYTVSNEDEFPAINIMNADGTEDRRLVENTTSSTSSGKSIAWSPDGSGIYYTKIDISRNTNIYNDIYYYDVKEDEEIRITDGLRARDPFPSPDGKRLLFVSNKLGRTRLGIIDIPNDLSSPVLEKDINWLSEESANQYETPRYSPDGTLIVVGVWQPGGYKDIWVLDKQGNKVEELTHDRAIDGNAAWSPDGKVIYFSSDRTGIFNLYAFERATKKIYRITNVLGGAFTPAPSPDGKTLVFSSYSSAGYDIHMRPADSASWKPAEPDQDRYPEVAYTEKPVETRTHAYNPLPTLVPRYWFPWFGFSEESRWLFGFLTSGQDAVERHSYALAGFYSPKTYRKWYAFNYVYDGLYPTFQFAASDMDGTFSDLLSDPTGTKDYVQRERAIDASLVFPLLKLQKQHALLVGYRRKEISALTRLPPWPRYSGPVPAQGTLVSGRAVYLFNNAKQYGFSISPEGGRTIEVGYKQYDKSIGSDFNISKYSADWHEYIDFPWKHHVLQARAFAGISRGEVIPQGAFQVGGDNPGNALIPVDDESIYLRGYPINSFRGRKAGLASLEYRFPIKDIELGWSSTPVFLRRVHGAVFAEAGNAWNDAFRSREFKRSAGAEVRLDTNLTYYLPITFRIVFAYGFDDKGESQVYVSLWMPALF
- a CDS encoding cytidylate kinase family protein encodes the protein MAILTISREYGSGGREIGYAVAKLMGYAYINKEDLLSDIRKDGSKWEQSVKDLDEHCPSVWEKYDWSFRGFAALIQSHLLEHALANNVVIMGRGGNFLLKDFPHVYRIRIIAPMDIRIEHVMKREGVDRDAARWLCEKTDNERSCFLHTIYGKRWDDAAEYDRVFQITDRSVDDVVSIVREALTERDRNTTEAALTALAMMAVAAKVKAGIATNPRFFIPTLEVLYDGNEIVLRGITHTPEEHTRIEEEARALAAGVPVRCNLHYRK